Proteins encoded in a region of the Nicotiana tomentosiformis chromosome 9, ASM39032v3, whole genome shotgun sequence genome:
- the LOC104115922 gene encoding uncharacterized protein: protein MRAMHSLRREFHFFLKDIDILTTSVPFMIIGVTTNIIFDQLKKFQHDVNQMYGSDKIKDDVVHRASCIKKLPALFDISPCWQRIASLSSLLSRKEGGPELSCICNSNLQDNAT, encoded by the exons ATGAGAGCTATGCATTCTCTTAGAAGGGAGTTTCACTTTTTCCTCAAGGATATTGATATATTGACAACATCAGTACCTTTTATGATTATTGGAGTTACGACGAATATCATCTTCGATCAA TTAAAAAAGTTCCAGCACGATGTAAATCAAATGTATGGATCCgacaaaatcaaagatgatgTAGTGCATAGAGCCTCGTGTATCAAG AAGCTGCCCGCTCTTTTCGACATATCTCCTTGCTGGCAAAGGATAG CATCACTATCAAGTCTTCTGTCAAGGAAAGAAGGTGGTCCTGAATTGAGTTGTATATGCAATTCCAACCTACAAGATAACGCAACCTAA